One Nostoc sp. CENA543 genomic window, ATTTAATATTGGATTGCCGATTCGACTCAATGAATTTACTCATCAACAAGTAGAAGAATTAGCCAGAAGATATGGGTTAAAGTGGGGTGTGGGGAAAGAATCTTTACAGTTAATGTCTCTGATTGGTGGTCATCCAGCCCTGATACAGCTAGCCTTGTATTATCTCAGTTCTGGGACTATGAGTTTAACAGAGTTAATTAAAGATGCGATCGCCAACGGTGGTATATACCGTCATCATTTACAATGCCACTGGATCAAACTACAAGCTAATCCGCATCTGATCAGAACCTACACAGAACTAGTATCAACGAAACAAGGTGTAGTCCTTGATCCTATGGACACTTACAAACTAGAGAGTTTAGGATTAATTACTTTTGAAGGCGATCGCGTTTTACCTCGTTGTGAATTATATCGCACCTATTTTGCTAGACAAATATCCACACTGGGTTTACAAAGTTTGTCTTATGTGAATCTGAGCTAACAATTCAGTGATTTGTCAGTATCAGTCATTTGTACTCATTCATCAAACTTCCTAGTTTCATGATGGATTTTTGGCTACTCTACATTACCCAATAAAATCGCACTATAGGAGTTTGAAAGCCTTAGCTTTTTCCTAAAAAATTCTTGTTTCCAAAATACACTCAACATCATAACTTTTACTTTGTTGGGCATACAAATTTCTGCTCACAAGGAAATAGGAATTTGATTCTAGTTCCCTCCTTTTTCAAGGGAGGGTAATTCGACGTGTAAGTAATTCTAAATGCTATATATTTATTGAAAGTGATACATCAAATTTACCCTTTTTAAAAAAATGGGGATATTGAGGAAAATTAGTTGATTCAATAGCAATTTTTGACAATAAGGTTAGGTAACAAAAAGGCTAGATAATGCTAGCAGCTAATCATATAGATAATCTATATAAAACACAACGACAGATAGGACAATTAGAAAAAAAATTGGGTTAAATAATAACTAAATAAGACATTTAGAACATTTAAGTAATTTTGCCAAAATGACCAAGCAACGGCAAAAAAAATATTTGATGGTGATATGCTGGGGAGATATTACTTGTTCTCAAGGGTGAAATTTCTCTCCTATTTAAAATGCCTCAAGTAACATGAAATACCAAGTTGGCGGCAGTCTTCATAGTGATGATCCTAGCTATGTTATTCGTCAGGCAGATAAAGAACTCTATACCAGCCTCAAAGCTGGTGATTTTTGTTACGTCTTTAATTCCCGCCAAATGGGAAAATCTTCTCTATTACATCGCACTAGAGAGCTTTTGACCAAAGAAGGATATAGTTGTGTTTACATAGATGTGACGCGCTTAGGTAGTGAAGATACAACTACTGAACAATGGTACAAGGGAATTATTATCAGTCTTTTTTATGGCTTTAATTTAGCTGAAAAAGTCAATTTCAAGGAATGGTGGGAAATGCAAACAGGTCTTTCCCCCATTCAAAAACTCAATCAGTTTTTAGAAGAAATCGTCCTATCTCAGCAACAAAGCCAGCGTATCTTTATCTTCATTGATGAGATTGATAGCTTATTAAGCTTGAGTTTTTCTACAAGTGATTTTTTTGCTTGGATTCGTCACTGCTATAATCAAAGAGCGCATGATGTCAAATTTCAACGCTTAAGTTTTGCCATCTTTGGGGTAGTGAGTCCATCTGATTTAATTACCGATAAACGGCGCACACCTTTTAATATTGGGACAGCAATTCAGTTATACGGTTTCAAAGTAGATGAAGCCACACCTTTACTGCAAGGTTTAGAACCTGTCATCAGTCAACCGCAGGCAGTATTAGAAAAAATTATTGCCTGGACTGGTGGACAACCTTTTTTAACTCAAAAACTTTGTCAATTAGTTGTCCAAACTGCTTGGCAAGCACCCCACAAAAAAATTGATTTACCACCAGCGACAGCCGGCTATTGGGTAGAGCAGCTAGTACAAAAGTACATTATCCAGCACTGGGAAGCCAAAGACGAACCAGAACATTTGCGGACAATTCGCGATCGCCTCCTCTTTGATGAACAACGAGCTGGGAGGTTATTGGGGATTTATCAGCAGATATTACAAGCCGAGATGGGAAGTCTACCTGTAGCCATCAACGACAGTCGAGAACAAACAGAACTATTACTATCTGGTTTAGTAGAAAAACACAATGGCTATCTCAAAATCAAAAATCCCATTTATCAGTACGTTTTCGATGCTTTATGGGTAACTAGACAATTAGATAATCTGCGTCCTTACTCACAAATTTTTAATGCTTGGGTAGCATCAGGTTATAAAGATGAGTCACGGTTATTGCGGGGAAAGGCTCTCAAAGATGCTCAAAACTGGTCACTGGGAAAAAGTCTCAGTGATTTAGATTATCGGTTTCTCAGTGCGAGTCAAGAATATGAGCAACTGACAAACCAAACAGCAATGGAAGCAGCACAGGCCAAAGAAGCAGCAGTGAGACTAGCAAAGGAAAAAAAAACTGCTCAATTCCAAAGATGGCTGCTCATTGGAATGTTGATTAAGTTAGTCACTTCTATCGCTTTGGCTATTGGCATTTATATTTTGTATCGCCAATCCCAAAAAAGCGAAGTTCAAGCTAAAACTAGCGAAATTCGCGCCTTAATCTCCGCATCCGAAGGGATGTTTGCCTCTAATCGCAGGTTAGATTCCCTGGTAGCCGCAATCAAAGCCCAAAAAAGACTCGAAAAACTAGAAGCACCCAATGCCAAAATTGAACATCAAGTCAAAGATGTCTTACAACAGGCAGTTTATGGTGCAGATGAATACAATCGGTTTGCCGGCCACACAGCAGCTGTCATGGCAGTAGATATCAGTCCTGATAGTAGTTTGATCGCTTCAGCCAGTATGGATAAAACTATCAGACTTTGGCGGCGTGATGGTACAGCTGTGGCGACTCTCAAAGATCATCAAGGCGCAGTTAGAGCAGTTAAATTTAGTCCTGATGGCCAGTTTCTCGCCTCAGCCAGTGAAGATGGTACTGTGAAACTCTGGAAGCGGGGAGATACAGACGCACAGTGGCTGGTGACTCGCAGCTTTAAAGGTCACACTGCTTCCGTTTGGGGAGTCGCCTTTAGTCCCGATGGTCAATTTTTAGTCTCTACTGGTTGGGATCGCACAGTCAGACTGTGGCAGCAAGATGGTAAACTCCTGAAAACATTTGCAGGCTACAAATGGGGCTTTTGGGGAGTAGCATTTAGTCCCGATGGTAAAACTATTGCAGCCGCCAATCTAGATGGAACGGTAAAACTTTGGCAACGAGACACCACAGGCTGGCAAAACTCCCAACTCCTGCAAGTTCTCTTAGGTCATCAAGCTTGGGTTCAAGGAGTAGCATTTAGTCCCGACGGTCAAACCCTAGCTTCCGCCAGCGAAGATAAAACAGTAAAACTGTGGCGACGTAACCGCCAAGATGGTAACTATCGCCTAGATAAAACTCTGCAAGGTCATACGGCGGGAATTGTAGGAGTGGCATTTAGTCCCGACGGTCAAACTATTGTTTCTGCTAGTCTCGATAAAACGATGAAGTTGTGGGATATCGACGGTACAGAACTCAGGACACTCAGAGGACATAACGCTTCCGTTTGGGGAGTGAGTGTTAGCCGTGATGGTAGGTTTATTGCTTCGGCGGGTGCAGAAAATCTCGTCCGACTCTGGCAAAGTCAAAATCCCTTTCAAACCAGTGTAATTGCCCATAGTGCGGGAATGTGGTCAATTGATATTACTGCCGACAGTTCTAGCATTGCGACAGCCAGCCACGAAAACGTTGCGAAATTTTGGAGTCGTCAAGGCAAATTACTGCAAACATTGACGGAAAAAAGTGTAATTTTCGATATTTCATTTAGTGAAGATGGTCAGTTAGTGGCATTGTTTGCAGATGACGCTACAGTGAAAATCCGACGGCGAAATGGTAGTTCTGTTGCTAATTACAAAGACACCAATGGTAAAATCACAGATGCCGCTATCAGTCCCAATGGTCAAGCGATCGCGATTGCTAATGTCGAAAAAATCGCTCAAATATGGCAACGTGATCAACCAAAATCGCGCATTCTCCAAGGACATCAAGCCGAAGTTTGGCAGGTTGTCTTTAGTCCTGATGGAAAAATGCTAGCTTCAGCCAGTGCTGATGGTACAGCTAAAGTTTGGACAATAGAAGGTAAATTACTCGCCACCTTGAGGGGACATTCCGCTAGTGTGTGGAGAGTTGCCTTTAGTCCTGACAGTAAAATGGTAGCCACAGGTAGTGGTGACAATACTGTCAAGTTATGGACAGTAGATGGAAAGTTATTGCAAACATTCATCGGTCACACCGCCGCAGTCTGGGGTGTAGGGTTTAGTCCAGATGGTAAAATGATAGCCTCTGGGAGTGTGGATGCTACCATCAAACTTTGGCGACTAGATGGTACAGAAATTACCACGCTTCGGGGTCATACCGCCGCCATTCGCAAAATTGCCGTCAGCCGTGATGGTACTTTTGTAGCCTCTGGGGGTGATGATAACACCTTAATTATTTGGAATTTGCCTGCTATTCTCAAACTCAATGCCCTAGCTGATGGTTGCGCTCTGGTAGACGATTATCTGAGAACTAATATAACAGTGGAAGAAGGCGATCGCTCCCTTTGTCAAAACGGCCAGTAGCTTTATAGGCAAGGGAGCAGGGGGTAGGGAGCAGGGGAGACAAGGTAGACAAGGTAGACAAGGTAGAATTTCTTACCCAGTCCCCAGTCCCTAGTTATTCTTAAATTTTGAATTTTGAATTTTGAATTTTGAATTTTGAATTTTGAATTTTGAATTGATAAGTCCCTATTCCAACAACAAACTACACAACTCTTCAATCATCTGGCTATTTTGAGCAATCATCTGGTGAGCTGTAGCTTGTAGCTGACGAACATTTTGTAGTGTGGTGTTATCTATTTCTTCTAATTCCGCATCTAAAAATGTTTGAAATCGGTAATAACTAGTTTTAGCGTCTGGCTGACTAGGTGCAAACAACCTTTCTAATTGTCCTGCTACCACTTCACTACCACCATCAAACACTATATTTAACAGAGGTCTACCCCATTGTAATAATCCCCAGTTTTTGACTTCACTATAGGGGTAGGCACTTGTTAATGAACCTGTACCTAAAGAAACTACTAAAATATCTTCTAAATTCAGCACTCTATTTTCTAATCGCTTACTACTCATTTGCGCTTCTAAAATAGCCAAATGGGCTGGATTATTCGCAAACACACCCCCATCAACTAAATTATAAAAGCCGTTAGTATTGTGAGAAGTTACAATCCGATGGGGAGGAAAATAAGTGGGAGTCGAACTAGTAGCTAAGGCTGCATCTAAAAGCGAAAAACCTCTAGATAAATTGCGAAATTTCTTAGATTCTATCTGTTGTTTTTCCGGTTTGTTCGTAAAAAATATGGGAATCCGTTGTTCAATATCGTAACTAGTGACGAAAACTTCTTTGAGATTATTTTCTAGTAGCGCATCACCGAAATACTGTTTTAAAATTTCTTCTCTACTACTAGAAGCATATTTTGGTTGTAGAAATATATCTTCAATGGGGCCAAGTATTTTCTCAAATAATGGCTCATAAAAGATTTCCACACCATACTCTACAAATAGTTCTAACAAATCCTCCGCCGTATGTGCAGCTAGGGGTGAGTGATCAGATTCATTGATATTAACTTGAGGTTTAGTGAGTCCTAGTGCTAAAATTCCGCCACTGGAAGTCCCAGAAATTAAATCAAATAAACTAAATATCGGCTTTTGTGTACGTTTTTCAATTTCTGCGAGCAGGATAGCAGGAATAATACCGCGAATTCCACCCCCATCAATAGCCAGAATTTTATATTTGGGATGAGTTGTTGTATTCATGGTTGTTGGTGACTCCTGTGGTTGTGGTGTTGATACGGGTTGGCTTTCTGTTTCCTCGGATGTGAAATTGATGAGAGTTTGGCTGGTTGCGGTTTCTGCGTTAGCTGTTGCTGTGGGTTGTTGTTCTTCTTGTGGCGTTACTAATACAGTCGTTGCGGGAGTGGGAATATCTGCGGGAGAACTAATTGCTGTTTCAGTTTGAGGTTCCCTTTCTGGGGATGATGGGACTACAAATGGAATGCTTGCTAAACCCCAAATAGGACTACCGCGCAAAGTTCCATGATAGGAGTCTCCTAGATGATTTTTGACAGTTTTCCCTCCGCCTTCATCTAACTTCCAATAAGCTACTAATCCAGCTTCATCGCCAACTATTATTCCGGCTCGATGGGTTTGAATTTCTGCTTGATTACAGGCATAATTCCAAACACTAATACAAGCTAATTGCCCTGTGAAATATATGCGATTATGTAAAGTCGCACCCAAAGTAATGGGACTTGTCGCTTTATTTAAAGCTGTCCCTTGAAACGCATCAACATATTCATGATCATCAAGATATACAGTCAACTGACCTTGATTAAAAACAATAGCGAAAAAATGCCATTGGTTAATCGTTAATTCTCTATTACCAATTGTTCTGACAAATTTGCTAGCATTTTCATCAATATAGATGTCTAAATTACCTGCTTCACTAATACCGAATTCAAAATTATCACTGTATCTGTCTGAAGAACGGGCAAAAAATACATTGCGCGCCCCGTATGTGGTAGCTTTATTTGTAAGTTTGTGTGGGTTGATCCATCCTGAAATTGTCAAGGCTGAACTTCCCTCAGCAAAAACACCACCAAGGTCATTTCTACCAAAATCTATATAATCATCTTGACCATCAAATGTCAGAACTGATTGCTCAACTCCTTGATTTGTCACGATTTTTTAATCTCCAATTATTTAAGTGCAAGCACGGGAAGTATTAAATATTCGTCAATTGGTTAAATTTTACACCTTAATTTAAAAATAAATCCAATATAATTACAAGGATTCTATTAAATATTATCTGTTAGATAAGTTAATCAAAAAGGCTTAACGAAGTGACAAGACAGTTAAGCTATTTAAAGATAGATAAGAAGAAATTTAAACTGAATATAAGACAGTTAAGACATTTATAGGAATCTGGTTTTATTCCTAGTGGCGTGGCAAGGCTAAAATCGTGCATTAAATTTGATAAAAACGCAGATAAACGCGGATAAACGCAGATAAAATCGATTTTTTAATGCAGCATTTAAGGCTTGCCACGCTACTAAGTGTCTATTCAGAAATTAAGTAGGAATCCTATAAATTTAGTTCGTAGTAAGGACTTTAGTCCTGTTTTGTTCGCGGAGCGTCTCGTAGAGATAACTAAAGTTCTCTTTTAATTACTTACCCCGCTATACTTAATTATGGTATTAACTTAACGCCTAGCAGGATTGATTTTAGCACCAATGATAGATTCATCTTGATATTTAATGAGAAATTGCGAATTATTGATTCTCATAACATCATAAATTTCTGGTGTAAAAACAGAGTTGATTGAAGCTATTGCATCAGCAATGGAAATTTTAAAAGCCAGGGGTATTTTAAAATTAAGCACTGATTTTGGCATGGCTTTCACATTTAAGTGTAGTTTCTTGTTAGTGACGTACCACACTCCAGTAAATTTGTTACCTGTTATTAGTTCCTGAGCTTTATAGAACAAAGATGTTTGAATCTTAATTTCCTCATAAGTCATATCATCTTTAAATTCAATAGTGACTTTTTCTAAAGACGTATTAAAACGCCACTTACCGATGAGTAAAACCTCGATTTCAATATCAGAATGTTTACTACTATCCATTTTAAAAAATTAAATAAAGTTAATGTTAGAAGACACAAAATTAACTAAAATTTTCATTTGATTTATAAAGAATTTTCATAACATTTTTTGACACGAGAAAAAAATAAGTGCATTTGCCAAACTAACCAAGACTTGACTCGCCAAGCAGCCATTGAAAGGGTATCTGATGATGATTGTGGTATAAGTTTTGGACTTTGTGGTTCATAGTTTAACCATTTTGCTGGTAGATGTCCCATTGGTGTCATTGGGGATAGTTGAAAGGTTAGTTGTTCATAGTCTAACCAATTTCCATCTTTTCGCCATCCTAAGCGATCGCCCAGTTTTTTTTCTGTTTCATAATCTACTTGACCACCCATTTCACTCCAGATAGTCTGCTGAATTCTAAAGCCAAAATAACCATAACTGTATTGTTCCCACAGTTGATCAAGAATCTGGAGAACTTGACAAGGGAAGTTTTCAATATCTTCTTGATAAACTTCATCCCAATAATTTTTTTTCATAACTTTTAACATTAATTTTGCTGTTTCAATATCAGCTTCTTGCCATTTGTGCTTTGCTAGCAAATCACGCAATAGAGTATAATTAACGTCTTGATTAATAATAAATTCTTGCTTACCAGGAGGATGATTATTTGTCAGTTCTATTAATCCTGTTGCTTCCACAGCAGATAAAGAGGGTGGAGAGACAAAATTAACTTCTGCTTGGTCAAGGATTTGGATTTGATCGGTGAGTTCCTGAGATACGTAATTAGAGATTAAATCGATGCCTTGCTCTAAAAATACCCCATCTTTGCTAATATCGAAATTATGGGTTTGCCAGTCTAATAATTGAGATTGAGTCAAAGCATCTTTTAATCTGGCATTTTTTTCATAAATTTTTACCATCAAATCGATGAAATTGGCAGCTACCGAATTATTTTCCTCAATTTCTAATGAATTTGACTGGTACTTTAAAATATTATCACCAAGATTTTTAATGTCTCCGACAGTTGCATAAAAATATTCGTCCACTTTGACGACTTCATCTATTAAGGATTGAAAGGGACTAAAGTATCCTTGGATAGAATCTTCAAAATTAATAGCGTTGTAGGCAATCTTAGCAATTTCTTGCCGAATTTTATGGGCTTTTTGCTGATATTCGTAAATTTCTTGATAAACTGCTAAATCTTTAACTATTTGCTGGACAACTTTCCTTTGATTTTTCGTATCCTCTGCTAGTTTACTAATGCCGCTACTAATGACTTTAATTTTATCTAAGGTTAATAAATAAGCATTACTCAATACAATAACCGCTTTGTAATTTTCTTTTTTTTCCCACTGAAGTTCGTGTAATATTTTAGGATTCTGATGATTTTTCAGTTCTAATTTACTTCTAGTGTCTTCTAATCTTTTGATTTCTAAATATTTCTCTTGAAATAATTTCTTGAGATTAGCCATCAGGCTCAATAAAAAATCGTGATAACTATCTTGATAGTTTTCGAGGAAATCAATGATATAATTATAATCTGTAATAAATAGCTGAATTTCTGCTAAAATTTCTCCCTGATTAATTGCTTTTTTCCGTTTAATTATCCCACCAAAGTTATCATAACGAACACCTTCCTTAATAGATGTTTGGCGTTCTCTAATTTTTTTTTGAAATATTTTAACAGCGTGATTTTTCAGTACAGGTAATTGGTAAGTGCTTTCGTAAATTTTAACTTTCTTGTAGGTAATAAATCTTTTTTGGTTTTGAGTCAGCATGATGGTGATTTGCTAAAGTGATGGAGTTTAAGATATAGCAAGAGAAACTGATTTCTGCTGTCGGTACTCCTCCACAGGGACGAGTCGCCAATGATAATTGTCTGTAAGTTCTAAAACCCATTGATGATAATTAAACAAACTTTCTCTGTGTCCCACGCTAATGAAAGTTTTGTTTGTAGCTTGTAATTGCTCATACAAACTTTGTTCATTTTTTAAATCTAAAGCACTCGTTGCTTCATCTAAGATCGTGAAGCTAGGTTGGGCGATTAATAATCTTGCAAAAGCTAAACGTTGCTGTTCTCCCAAAGATAGGATATTTTCCCAATTTACTTCTGTGTCAAAACTTTTCACACGGGTAAGTAAGTTTTGCAGATTAACTTTGTGGAGGATGGCTTCTAGTTCGCGATCGCTCATTTTCCTATCTGTGTGTGGATAAAGTAGCTGTTCGCGCAGAGTCCCCAAGATGATATAAGGACGTTGGGGCAGAAATAACATTTCTTTTAAGGCTGGTCTAACTAACCTACCAGTTCCCGCATTCCACAAACCGGCGATCGCTCTCAACAGAGAACTTTTACCCCTTCCACTAGAACCAACAATTAACAACCCTTCCCCTGGTGGAACTGCTAATGACAAGTCTTTAACTATGACTTGTTCATAATTGGGTGTGTTTAAGGTGATATCCTCAAACGCTAAACGCGGTTCTTCTAACACTCTAATAGTGCTGACATTCTCAGGTTTTTGACTCACTAACGCTAACGCATCCGAAAACTCGGCTAAACGCTGGACGTAACTAGAA contains:
- a CDS encoding GUN4 domain-containing protein, which encodes MLTQNQKRFITYKKVKIYESTYQLPVLKNHAVKIFQKKIRERQTSIKEGVRYDNFGGIIKRKKAINQGEILAEIQLFITDYNYIIDFLENYQDSYHDFLLSLMANLKKLFQEKYLEIKRLEDTRSKLELKNHQNPKILHELQWEKKENYKAVIVLSNAYLLTLDKIKVISSGISKLAEDTKNQRKVVQQIVKDLAVYQEIYEYQQKAHKIRQEIAKIAYNAINFEDSIQGYFSPFQSLIDEVVKVDEYFYATVGDIKNLGDNILKYQSNSLEIEENNSVAANFIDLMVKIYEKNARLKDALTQSQLLDWQTHNFDISKDGVFLEQGIDLISNYVSQELTDQIQILDQAEVNFVSPPSLSAVEATGLIELTNNHPPGKQEFIINQDVNYTLLRDLLAKHKWQEADIETAKLMLKVMKKNYWDEVYQEDIENFPCQVLQILDQLWEQYSYGYFGFRIQQTIWSEMGGQVDYETEKKLGDRLGWRKDGNWLDYEQLTFQLSPMTPMGHLPAKWLNYEPQSPKLIPQSSSDTLSMAAWRVKSWLVWQMHLFFSRVKKCYENSL
- a CDS encoding AAA-like domain-containing protein, with translation MKYQVGGSLHSDDPSYVIRQADKELYTSLKAGDFCYVFNSRQMGKSSLLHRTRELLTKEGYSCVYIDVTRLGSEDTTTEQWYKGIIISLFYGFNLAEKVNFKEWWEMQTGLSPIQKLNQFLEEIVLSQQQSQRIFIFIDEIDSLLSLSFSTSDFFAWIRHCYNQRAHDVKFQRLSFAIFGVVSPSDLITDKRRTPFNIGTAIQLYGFKVDEATPLLQGLEPVISQPQAVLEKIIAWTGGQPFLTQKLCQLVVQTAWQAPHKKIDLPPATAGYWVEQLVQKYIIQHWEAKDEPEHLRTIRDRLLFDEQRAGRLLGIYQQILQAEMGSLPVAINDSREQTELLLSGLVEKHNGYLKIKNPIYQYVFDALWVTRQLDNLRPYSQIFNAWVASGYKDESRLLRGKALKDAQNWSLGKSLSDLDYRFLSASQEYEQLTNQTAMEAAQAKEAAVRLAKEKKTAQFQRWLLIGMLIKLVTSIALAIGIYILYRQSQKSEVQAKTSEIRALISASEGMFASNRRLDSLVAAIKAQKRLEKLEAPNAKIEHQVKDVLQQAVYGADEYNRFAGHTAAVMAVDISPDSSLIASASMDKTIRLWRRDGTAVATLKDHQGAVRAVKFSPDGQFLASASEDGTVKLWKRGDTDAQWLVTRSFKGHTASVWGVAFSPDGQFLVSTGWDRTVRLWQQDGKLLKTFAGYKWGFWGVAFSPDGKTIAAANLDGTVKLWQRDTTGWQNSQLLQVLLGHQAWVQGVAFSPDGQTLASASEDKTVKLWRRNRQDGNYRLDKTLQGHTAGIVGVAFSPDGQTIVSASLDKTMKLWDIDGTELRTLRGHNASVWGVSVSRDGRFIASAGAENLVRLWQSQNPFQTSVIAHSAGMWSIDITADSSSIATASHENVAKFWSRQGKLLQTLTEKSVIFDISFSEDGQLVALFADDATVKIRRRNGSSVANYKDTNGKITDAAISPNGQAIAIANVEKIAQIWQRDQPKSRILQGHQAEVWQVVFSPDGKMLASASADGTAKVWTIEGKLLATLRGHSASVWRVAFSPDSKMVATGSGDNTVKLWTVDGKLLQTFIGHTAAVWGVGFSPDGKMIASGSVDATIKLWRLDGTEITTLRGHTAAIRKIAVSRDGTFVASGGDDNTLIIWNLPAILKLNALADGCALVDDYLRTNITVEEGDRSLCQNGQ
- a CDS encoding patatin-like phospholipase family protein → MTNQGVEQSVLTFDGQDDYIDFGRNDLGGVFAEGSSALTISGWINPHKLTNKATTYGARNVFFARSSDRYSDNFEFGISEAGNLDIYIDENASKFVRTIGNRELTINQWHFFAIVFNQGQLTVYLDDHEYVDAFQGTALNKATSPITLGATLHNRIYFTGQLACISVWNYACNQAEIQTHRAGIIVGDEAGLVAYWKLDEGGGKTVKNHLGDSYHGTLRGSPIWGLASIPFVVPSSPEREPQTETAISSPADIPTPATTVLVTPQEEQQPTATANAETATSQTLINFTSEETESQPVSTPQPQESPTTMNTTTHPKYKILAIDGGGIRGIIPAILLAEIEKRTQKPIFSLFDLISGTSSGGILALGLTKPQVNINESDHSPLAAHTAEDLLELFVEYGVEIFYEPLFEKILGPIEDIFLQPKYASSSREEILKQYFGDALLENNLKEVFVTSYDIEQRIPIFFTNKPEKQQIESKKFRNLSRGFSLLDAALATSSTPTYFPPHRIVTSHNTNGFYNLVDGGVFANNPAHLAILEAQMSSKRLENRVLNLEDILVVSLGTGSLTSAYPYSEVKNWGLLQWGRPLLNIVFDGGSEVVAGQLERLFAPSQPDAKTSYYRFQTFLDAELEEIDNTTLQNVRQLQATAHQMIAQNSQMIEELCSLLLE